One window of Quercus robur chromosome 5, dhQueRobu3.1, whole genome shotgun sequence genomic DNA carries:
- the LOC126727693 gene encoding uncharacterized protein LOC126727693: MASPISCLSILIIPLLVTSLFYDVSNADQALVEKVCKKSMDYNFCRQTLLSDPEGLTNVLYKLGLVSTDVSLNIISDVISGEIPNALAGVTDIFVRTRVKECQTDIDDLYTEMKLAYNAAGTQSYAEETTHLTSAQQKITVCDKRFESLPTHQSPISSSTSKITKLINISSVIVSMITSS, from the coding sequence atggccTCTCCAATTAGTTGCCTATCAATCTTGATAATCCCTCTACTAGTCACCTCGCTCTTCTATGATGTTTCTAATGCAGATCAAGCCCTTGTTGAAAAGGTTTGCAAAAAGTCCATGGACTATAATTTTTGCCGGCAAACTCTACTTTCAGACCCTGAGGGTCTTACAAATGTTCTATATAAGCTAGGACTCGTTTCTACTGATGTGAGCTTGAATATAATATCAGATGTAATTTCTGGTGAAATCCCAAATGCTCTTGCAGGAGTCACAGACATATTCGTGAGGACACGAGTTAAGGAGTGCCAAACCGATATAGATGATCTATACACAGAAATGAAACTTGCATATAATGCTGCAGGTACACAATCCTATGCGGAAGAGACAACTCATCTTACATCCGCACAACAGAAAATTACAGTATGTGATAAACGATTTGAGAGCCTCCCGACACATCAATCACCAATATCAAGTAGCACTTCCAAAATAACAAAGCTAATCAATATTTCTTCTGTTATAGTCTCTATGATAACGTCATCTTAA